One stretch of Pseudoalteromonas shioyasakiensis DNA includes these proteins:
- a CDS encoding HAMP domain-containing protein: MQTPSWLKHPRHYLFLKIFAWFWVTVIATITILVFLSQLTSNVGNDDLRGPMLKNLEYTAKSIERIVAKHGKSTQEVLSHPRLSKHKLLYLNGEVHGVEMLSEPVSKDIDLSLLNFTKYMRPQIIFTDEYQAYGPVVLNVPEGKFYLYEIDEKRKKPFFVSLWLMPIWLKLLIALIASLMLSFFFSRNLIAPINSLKETAKKLAHGDLTARADVSPTRQDELGVLGRDFNTMAVQLEQLISAQKRLLADISHELRSPLTRLKMATGLAQMQADDAQNAYLERIEKEANQLDKMIADVLQVSRLEAKSQTLALSKQSLQVIVDHVLNDAKFEAKQNNKELIVNGALTADIKCDETLIASALENVLRNAIKYAEHSISIGLIESDAIYITICDDGKGVEESNLARLCEPFFRQEHSRDRSTGGTGLGLAIAKNAISVHDGTLTLENQEHGGLCVNIRLPFKSE, translated from the coding sequence ATGCAAACACCGAGCTGGCTAAAGCATCCCCGCCACTATTTATTTTTAAAAATCTTTGCCTGGTTTTGGGTTACTGTCATAGCCACTATCACTATATTGGTGTTTTTAAGCCAGTTAACGAGCAATGTAGGCAATGATGACCTGCGTGGACCCATGCTTAAAAATCTTGAGTACACCGCTAAAAGTATTGAACGCATAGTTGCTAAACACGGTAAATCTACTCAAGAGGTACTATCTCATCCGCGCTTATCCAAACATAAATTATTGTACTTAAATGGTGAGGTGCATGGTGTTGAGATGCTCAGCGAACCGGTATCCAAAGACATTGATTTGAGCTTGCTTAACTTTACCAAATATATGCGTCCGCAAATTATTTTTACCGATGAATATCAAGCCTATGGGCCTGTAGTATTGAATGTACCTGAAGGTAAATTTTATCTCTACGAGATTGATGAAAAACGCAAAAAACCGTTTTTTGTCAGCTTATGGCTGATGCCAATTTGGCTAAAACTACTCATTGCTTTAATTGCTTCATTAATGCTTAGTTTCTTCTTTAGCCGTAATTTAATTGCCCCTATTAATAGTCTAAAAGAAACCGCAAAAAAACTGGCTCATGGTGATTTAACTGCCCGTGCCGATGTATCCCCTACTCGTCAAGATGAGCTAGGTGTACTTGGCCGAGACTTTAATACCATGGCAGTGCAACTTGAGCAGCTTATAAGCGCCCAAAAGCGATTACTCGCAGATATTTCCCATGAACTACGCTCACCATTAACGCGTTTAAAAATGGCCACGGGACTTGCGCAAATGCAAGCCGATGACGCACAAAACGCTTATTTAGAACGCATTGAAAAAGAGGCAAATCAGCTCGATAAAATGATTGCTGATGTCCTCCAAGTATCTCGCTTAGAGGCTAAAAGCCAAACACTGGCGTTAAGTAAACAATCTCTGCAAGTGATTGTTGATCACGTACTAAACGATGCTAAATTTGAAGCCAAGCAAAATAATAAAGAGCTCATTGTCAATGGGGCACTAACAGCCGACATCAAATGTGACGAAACCTTAATTGCCAGCGCCCTCGAGAATGTTCTACGTAATGCGATTAAATACGCTGAGCACTCTATTTCAATAGGTTTAATTGAATCAGATGCTATCTACATCACTATTTGTGATGACGGTAAAGGGGTTGAAGAAAGTAACCTTGCAAGACTTTGTGAGCCTTTCTTTCGTCAAGAGCATTCCCGCGATAGGAGTACAGGTGGTACCGGTTTAGGTCTTGCAATTGCA